Proteins encoded together in one Pseudomonas arsenicoxydans window:
- a CDS encoding multidrug transporter encodes MNSFRTLVVALLLSIGAPALAASNGSGDPRYTIQNPPAYAMIGDLLIARPLLVVATVIGAGVFVVSLPFTALGGGVGDAGQALVVDPAKAAFVRCLGCIGEGFEQRE; translated from the coding sequence ATGAATTCGTTTCGAACCCTTGTCGTTGCGCTGCTGCTGAGCATCGGTGCACCCGCGCTGGCGGCCAGCAACGGCAGCGGAGACCCTCGGTACACCATCCAGAATCCCCCAGCGTACGCCATGATCGGTGACTTGCTGATCGCCCGACCTTTGCTGGTCGTGGCGACGGTGATCGGTGCCGGGGTGTTTGTCGTGTCGTTGCCGTTCACTGCGCTGGGTGGCGGTGTGGGCGATGCGGGGCAGGCGTTGGTGGTAGATCCGGCCAAAGCGGCGTTCGTGCGGTGCCTGGGGTGTATCGGGGAAGGGTTTGAGCAGCGGGAGTGA
- a CDS encoding diiron oxygenase: MSGSHSAPAYAPASWAQRFTLGDWNTRASVRTSEHCYRLPLDLAQQLETRHWFPPAFLPYLNHPAVKAAGKTLAHRLSANHLVYFLDYTTLLEHRIVNRSVETIIHNELGVCIPSKMKTAALQLYTDEGYHALFSHQLAEQIADCYGITDRPVMPKRIVRLNTLLDGAPDKHKALAWFLVGFVSETIIARELLDVCRDELVCSVQAMLRDHLTDEARHSRYFCEVFHFLWLQLSSGQRTFTARLLLEILLVFFEADERWLGESLRSAGLGEAFVVEILCELTSPSACRRRARSGAGATLSALNKAGFFDLPANRQLFSRAGLFDE, from the coding sequence ATGAGCGGCTCGCATAGCGCGCCCGCCTACGCCCCCGCCTCGTGGGCCCAGCGCTTCACCCTCGGCGACTGGAATACCCGAGCCTCGGTAAGAACCAGCGAACACTGCTACCGATTACCTCTGGATCTGGCGCAACAACTGGAAACCCGCCACTGGTTTCCACCGGCCTTTCTGCCTTACCTGAACCACCCGGCGGTCAAGGCAGCCGGTAAAACGCTGGCTCATCGCTTGTCCGCCAACCATTTGGTGTATTTCCTCGACTACACCACCCTGCTCGAGCACCGGATCGTCAACCGATCCGTTGAAACCATCATTCACAATGAGCTCGGCGTCTGCATTCCTTCAAAAATGAAAACGGCCGCGCTTCAGCTCTACACGGATGAGGGTTACCACGCACTGTTCTCCCATCAACTCGCCGAACAGATTGCCGACTGCTATGGCATCACCGATCGACCGGTCATGCCTAAACGGATAGTCCGGTTGAACACCCTGCTCGATGGCGCGCCGGACAAACACAAAGCGCTGGCCTGGTTTCTTGTCGGGTTCGTCTCGGAGACGATCATTGCCAGGGAATTGCTCGACGTTTGTCGCGACGAACTGGTGTGCAGCGTTCAGGCGATGCTCAGGGACCATCTCACCGATGAGGCGCGACACAGCCGTTATTTTTGTGAGGTGTTCCACTTCCTGTGGTTGCAGCTCAGCAGCGGCCAACGCACGTTCACCGCCAGGTTGCTCCTGGAAATCCTGCTGGTTTTCTTTGAAGCGGATGAACGCTGGCTTGGCGAAAGCCTGCGCAGCGCCGGCCTCGGTGAGGCGTTTGTCGTAGAGATACTGTGCGAGCTGACATCCCCGTCCGCCTGCCGGCGCCGTGCTCGATCAGGTGCTGGCGCCACGTTGAGCGCATTGAACAAAGCGGGATTCTTCGACCTGCCCGCCAACCGCCAGCTGTTCTCCAGGGCAGGGCTTTTCGATGAGTGA
- a CDS encoding SagB family peptide dehydrogenase — translation MHINPHLFILPRTPGQIVWDYKNHKQFELDLKYSTRLAELIDNPSNFNNQHTIDAHFLSAGIMTTTAPITIEWGWDELSKIFHIGTKNIPCDHVPRDIHEWSKQYLDHCTEVLTTPAPPARACERSADALTVLPKPCSLPQSSLAEALLDRKTCRAFTGEAVSLEAVSTLLYLSLGYLHERENDIDDSVIEGLGARRSSPSGGGLNACEGFLLVQNVIGLEPGLYAYQPAEHALSFLRPLSVQTLGQLLCGQHFVNNLPVGLFITSRFDKLWWKYEHSRAYRMAYVEAGHISQTFQLVATALGLHTWLTGALTDNQVEALLGLEDSAEQPLFFVGCGQSNGQVMCTELKALLGVQGQEQ, via the coding sequence ATGCATATAAACCCTCATTTATTCATACTTCCGCGCACGCCCGGACAAATTGTCTGGGATTACAAGAACCACAAACAATTTGAACTCGACCTCAAGTATTCAACCCGACTCGCGGAACTTATCGACAACCCGAGCAACTTCAACAACCAGCATACAATTGATGCACACTTTCTAAGTGCAGGCATCATGACAACTACAGCACCCATCACTATTGAATGGGGCTGGGATGAACTGTCGAAGATATTTCATATCGGCACCAAGAACATCCCTTGCGATCATGTTCCACGCGATATTCATGAATGGTCGAAACAGTATCTCGACCATTGCACCGAGGTGTTGACCACACCTGCACCGCCAGCCCGGGCCTGCGAACGTTCGGCAGACGCGCTGACGGTCCTGCCAAAACCTTGCAGCCTGCCGCAAAGCTCGCTGGCAGAGGCTCTACTCGATCGAAAAACCTGTCGAGCCTTCACCGGTGAAGCCGTTTCCCTGGAGGCGGTCAGCACGCTTTTATACCTGTCTCTTGGCTACCTGCATGAACGTGAAAACGACATCGACGACAGCGTTATCGAAGGCCTCGGCGCACGGCGAAGCAGCCCCTCCGGCGGCGGACTGAATGCCTGTGAAGGTTTCCTTCTGGTACAAAACGTCATTGGCCTCGAACCCGGCCTCTACGCCTATCAGCCCGCCGAACACGCGCTGAGTTTCCTCAGACCGTTGTCTGTTCAGACTTTGGGGCAGCTGCTTTGCGGGCAGCATTTCGTCAACAACTTGCCCGTCGGGCTGTTCATCACCAGCCGCTTCGACAAGCTGTGGTGGAAATACGAACACTCGCGCGCTTACCGAATGGCCTACGTGGAGGCCGGTCATATCTCCCAGACGTTTCAATTGGTGGCCACTGCGCTGGGTTTACACACCTGGTTAACGGGCGCATTGACGGACAATCAGGTCGAAGCACTGCTGGGGCTTGAAGACAGCGCAGAGCAGCCGCTGTTTTTTGTCGGCTGCGGCCAGAGCAACGGGCAGGTGATGTGCACGGAGTTGAAAGCACTGTTAGGTGTTCAGGGGCAGGAACAATGA
- a CDS encoding class I SAM-dependent rRNA methyltransferase — MSLPSLRLKANADRRLRNGHLWVYSNEIDVAATPLHAFKAGDQAILEAAGGKTLGIVAMSPNNLICARLLSRDIKLPLDKSLLVHRLNVALSLRDRLFNKPFYRLVYGDSDLLPGLVVDRFGDILVVQIASATMEAHKEDVIAALTQVLKPSGILFKNDSAARDAEGLNRYVETVFGLVPEWVALEENGVKFEAPVIQGQKTGWFYDHRMNRARLAPYAKGKRVLDLYSYIGGWGVQAAAFGASEVFCVDASAFALDGVERNAALNGFAEKMTCIEGDVFEALKELKASEERFDVIVADPPAFIKRKKDMKNGEGAYRRLNEQAMRLLSKDGILVSASCSMHLPEDDLQNILLTSARHLDRNIQILERGGQGPDHPVHPAIAETRYIKSITCRLLPNS, encoded by the coding sequence ATGTCCCTGCCTAGCCTGCGCCTCAAAGCCAACGCCGACCGTCGCCTGCGAAACGGCCACCTGTGGGTCTACAGCAATGAAATCGATGTAGCCGCCACCCCGTTACACGCCTTCAAGGCCGGTGACCAGGCGATCCTCGAAGCGGCCGGCGGCAAGACGCTGGGCATCGTTGCCATGAGCCCGAACAACCTGATCTGCGCCCGCCTGCTGTCGCGCGACATCAAGCTGCCACTGGACAAGTCGCTGCTGGTGCATCGCCTGAACGTCGCCCTGTCCCTGCGCGACCGCCTGTTCAACAAGCCGTTCTACCGCCTGGTCTACGGTGACTCCGACCTGCTGCCGGGCCTGGTGGTCGACCGTTTCGGCGACATCCTGGTGGTGCAGATCGCTTCGGCGACCATGGAAGCCCATAAAGAAGACGTGATCGCGGCGCTGACCCAAGTGCTCAAGCCAAGCGGCATTCTGTTCAAGAATGACTCCGCGGCCCGTGACGCCGAAGGCCTCAACCGTTACGTCGAAACCGTGTTCGGCCTGGTGCCGGAGTGGGTGGCGCTGGAAGAGAACGGCGTGAAATTCGAAGCACCGGTCATCCAGGGCCAGAAAACCGGCTGGTTCTACGATCACCGCATGAACCGCGCGCGCCTGGCGCCTTACGCCAAAGGCAAACGCGTACTGGACCTGTATAGCTACATCGGCGGCTGGGGCGTGCAAGCGGCAGCTTTCGGTGCCAGTGAAGTGTTCTGTGTCGACGCCTCCGCCTTCGCCCTCGACGGCGTGGAGCGCAACGCCGCGCTGAACGGTTTCGCCGAGAAAATGACCTGCATCGAAGGCGACGTGTTCGAAGCCCTGAAAGAGCTGAAAGCCAGCGAAGAACGTTTCGACGTGATCGTGGCCGATCCTCCGGCGTTCATCAAACGCAAGAAAGACATGAAGAACGGTGAAGGCGCTTATCGTCGCCTGAACGAGCAAGCCATGCGCCTGCTCAGCAAGGACGGCATCCTGGTCAGCGCATCGTGCTCGATGCACCTGCCGGAAGATGACTTGCAGAACATCCTGCTGACCAGTGCCCGTCACCTGGATCGCAACATCCAGATTCTGGAGCGTGGCGGTCAGGGCCCGGATCATCCGGTTCACCCGGCCATCGCCGAAACCCGCTACATCAAAAGCATTACCTGCCGCCTGCTGCCAAACAGCTGA
- the ilvD gene encoding dihydroxy-acid dehydratase, which produces MPDYRSKTSTHGRNMAGARALWRATGMKDDDFKKPIIAIANSFTQFVPGHVHLKDLGQLVAREIERAGGVAKEFNTIAVDDGIAMGHDGMLYSLPSREIIADSVEYMVNAHCADAIVCISNCDKITPGMLMAALRLNIPVIFVSGGPMEAGKTKLASHGLDLVDAMVIAADSSASDEKVAEYERSACPTCGSCSGMFTANSMNCLVEALGLALPGNGSTLATHSDREQLFLQAGRTIVELCKRYYGENDESVLPRNIANFKAFENAMTLDIAMGGSTNTILHLLAAAQEAEIDFDLRDIDRLSRHVPQLCKVAPNIQKYHMEDVHRAGGIFSILGSLARGGLLHTELPTVHSKTLAEGIAKWDITQTDDEAVHHFFKAGPAGIPTQTAFSQSTRWETLDDDRENGCIRSVEHAYSKEGGLAVLYGNIALDGCVVKTAGVDESIHVFEGNAKIFESQDSAVRGILADEVKAGDIVIIRYEGPKGGPGMQEMLYPTSYLKSKGLGKACALLTDGRFSGGTSGLSIGHASPEAAAGGAIGLVQDGDKVLIDIPNRSINLLISDEEMAGRRAEQDQKGWKPVEKRPRKVTTALKAYALLATSADKGAVRNKAMLDGL; this is translated from the coding sequence ATGCCTGATTACCGCTCGAAAACATCCACCCACGGCCGCAACATGGCCGGTGCCCGCGCACTGTGGCGCGCCACGGGGATGAAAGATGACGACTTCAAAAAGCCGATCATCGCCATTGCCAACTCCTTCACCCAGTTCGTACCGGGCCATGTCCACCTCAAGGACCTCGGTCAACTGGTCGCCCGCGAGATCGAACGCGCGGGCGGTGTCGCCAAAGAATTCAACACCATCGCCGTGGACGACGGCATCGCCATGGGCCACGACGGCATGCTGTATTCGCTGCCGAGCCGCGAGATCATCGCCGACTCCGTCGAGTACATGGTCAACGCCCACTGCGCCGACGCCATCGTCTGCATCTCCAACTGCGACAAGATCACCCCCGGCATGCTGATGGCCGCCCTGCGCCTGAACATCCCGGTGATCTTCGTTTCCGGCGGCCCGATGGAAGCCGGCAAGACCAAACTCGCCTCCCACGGTCTCGACCTGGTCGACGCCATGGTGATCGCCGCCGACTCCAGCGCTTCTGACGAGAAAGTCGCCGAATACGAGCGCAGTGCTTGCCCGACGTGCGGTTCGTGCTCCGGCATGTTCACCGCCAACTCGATGAACTGCCTGGTTGAAGCCCTGGGCCTGGCATTGCCGGGCAACGGTTCGACCCTCGCCACCCACAGTGACCGCGAACAGCTGTTCCTGCAGGCCGGCCGCACCATCGTCGAGCTGTGCAAGCGTTACTACGGCGAGAACGACGAGTCGGTCTTGCCGCGCAACATCGCTAACTTCAAGGCGTTCGAAAACGCCATGACCCTGGACATCGCCATGGGCGGTTCCACCAACACCATCCTGCACTTGCTGGCCGCGGCCCAGGAAGCCGAGATCGATTTCGACCTGCGCGACATCGACCGTCTCTCCCGTCACGTGCCCCAACTGTGCAAAGTCGCGCCGAACATCCAGAAGTACCACATGGAAGACGTGCACCGTGCCGGCGGGATCTTCAGCATCCTCGGCTCGCTGGCCCGTGGCGGCCTGCTGCACACCGAACTGCCGACCGTGCACAGCAAGACTCTGGCTGAAGGCATCGCCAAGTGGGACATCACCCAGACAGACGACGAAGCCGTGCATCACTTCTTCAAAGCCGGTCCTGCGGGCATTCCGACGCAGACCGCGTTCAGCCAGTCGACCCGTTGGGAAACCCTGGATGACGACCGTGAAAACGGCTGCATCCGCAGTGTCGAACACGCTTACTCGAAAGAAGGCGGCCTGGCCGTTCTCTACGGCAACATCGCGCTGGACGGCTGCGTGGTGAAAACCGCCGGCGTCGACGAGTCGATCCACGTCTTCGAAGGTAACGCGAAGATCTTCGAAAGCCAGGACAGCGCCGTACGCGGCATCCTCGCTGACGAAGTGAAGGCCGGCGACATCGTGATCATTCGTTACGAAGGCCCGAAAGGCGGCCCGGGGATGCAGGAAATGCTGTACCCGACGTCTTACCTGAAATCCAAAGGCCTGGGCAAAGCCTGCGCCCTGCTCACCGATGGCCGTTTCTCCGGCGGCACCTCGGGCCTGTCCATCGGCCACGCTTCGCCAGAAGCAGCTGCCGGCGGTGCAATTGGTCTGGTGCAGGACGGCGACAAAGTGCTGATCGACATTCCGAACCGCTCGATCAACCTGTTGATCAGCGACGAAGAAATGGCTGGCCGTCGTGCCGAGCAGGATCAGAAAGGCTGGAAGCCTGTGGAAAAACGTCCGCGTAAAGTGACCACGGCACTGAAAGCCTACGCCCTGCTGGCGACCAGCGCAGACAAAGGTGCTGTGCGTAACAAGGCGATGCTCGACGGGCTGTAA
- the coaD gene encoding pantetheine-phosphate adenylyltransferase, with protein MNRVLYPGTFDPITKGHGDLVERAARLFDHVIIAVAASPKKNPLFPLEQRVELAREVTKHLPNVEVVGFSTLLAHFAKEKNANVFLRGLRAVSDFEYEFQLANMNRQLAPDVESLFLTPSERYSFISSTLVREIAALGGDITKFVHPAVADALTERFKK; from the coding sequence ATGAACCGAGTGTTGTACCCAGGTACCTTCGACCCTATTACCAAGGGCCATGGCGACTTGGTCGAACGCGCCGCGCGCCTGTTCGATCATGTGATCATCGCCGTCGCTGCCAGCCCGAAGAAAAACCCGTTGTTTCCCCTGGAACAGCGTGTGGAGCTGGCCCGCGAGGTCACTAAACATTTGCCGAACGTTGAAGTCGTCGGTTTCTCGACGCTGCTCGCGCACTTCGCCAAAGAGAAGAACGCCAACGTGTTCCTGCGTGGTTTGCGCGCGGTGTCGGACTTCGAGTACGAATTCCAGCTGGCCAACATGAACCGTCAACTGGCGCCAGATGTGGAAAGTCTGTTTCTTACTCCGTCCGAGCGTTATTCGTTCATATCCTCGACGCTGGTCCGTGAAATTGCGGCGTTGGGTGGTGATATCACCAAGTTCGTCCACCCTGCGGTGGCGGATGCTCTCACCGAACGCTTCAAGAAGTAA
- a CDS encoding YfhL family 4Fe-4S dicluster ferredoxin, with protein sequence MSLIITDDCINCDVCEPECPNAAISQGEEIYVIDPNLCTQCVGHYDEPQCQQVCPVDCIPLDEAHPETEEQLMEKYRKLTGKA encoded by the coding sequence ATGTCCCTGATCATCACCGACGATTGCATCAACTGCGACGTCTGCGAACCCGAGTGCCCAAACGCCGCCATTTCCCAAGGCGAAGAGATCTACGTGATCGACCCGAACCTGTGCACGCAGTGCGTTGGTCACTACGACGAACCTCAGTGCCAGCAGGTCTGCCCGGTGGATTGCATTCCGCTGGACGAGGCGCATCCGGAGACTGAAGAGCAGTTGATGGAGAAGTACCGCAAGCTTACCGGCAAGGCTTGA
- the mutM gene encoding bifunctional DNA-formamidopyrimidine glycosylase/DNA-(apurinic or apyrimidinic site) lyase, producing the protein MPELPEVETTRRGIAPHLEGQRVSRVIVRDRRLRWPIPEDLDVRLSGQRIVLVERRAKYLLINAEVGTLISHLGMSGNLRLVEVGMPAAKHEHVDIELESGLALRYTDPRRFGAMLWSLDPLNHELLIRLGPEPLTDLFDGERLFQQSRGRSMAVKPFIMDNAVVVGVGNIYATEALFAAGIDPRREAKSISRARYLKLAIEIKRILAAAIERGGTTLRDFIGGDGQPGYFQQELFVYGRGGAQCKVCGTELREVKLGQRASVFCPRCQS; encoded by the coding sequence ATGCCTGAACTGCCAGAAGTCGAAACCACTCGCCGCGGGATTGCGCCACACCTGGAGGGCCAACGCGTCAGCCGGGTGATCGTGCGTGACCGTCGCTTGCGCTGGCCGATTCCGGAGGATCTTGATGTGCGGCTGTCCGGCCAGCGCATTGTGCTGGTAGAACGACGCGCCAAGTACCTGTTGATCAATGCCGAGGTCGGTACGCTGATCAGCCATTTGGGCATGTCGGGGAATTTGCGGCTGGTGGAAGTCGGCATGCCGGCGGCCAAGCATGAACATGTGGACATTGAGCTGGAGTCGGGCCTGGCCCTGCGTTACACCGACCCGAGACGGTTTGGCGCGATGCTCTGGAGCCTTGATCCGCTCAATCACGAACTGCTGATTCGCCTGGGGCCGGAGCCGTTGACCGACCTGTTTGATGGCGAGCGCTTGTTCCAGCAATCGCGCGGACGCTCCATGGCGGTCAAGCCGTTCATCATGGACAACGCTGTGGTAGTGGGTGTCGGCAATATCTATGCGACCGAAGCGTTGTTCGCCGCCGGCATCGATCCGCGCCGCGAGGCCAAGAGCATTTCCCGGGCGCGCTATTTGAAGCTGGCGATCGAGATCAAGCGCATTCTGGCCGCCGCTATCGAGCGCGGTGGCACCACGCTGCGCGACTTCATTGGCGGCGACGGTCAGCCGGGTTATTTCCAGCAGGAACTGTTTGTGTACGGCCGTGGCGGCGCACAGTGCAAAGTCTGTGGCACAGAACTTCGGGAAGTGAAACTGGGGCAGCGCGCCAGCGTCTTTTGCCCGCGTTGCCAGAGCTGA
- a CDS encoding GMC family oxidoreductase, with amino-acid sequence MPVPDPFREGMARGWKTHNGSQLTQDLTLEADVAIIGSGAGGGTTAEILSAAGYKVLLIEEGPLKTSSDFKMLEDQAYTSLYQEGIGRMSKDGAITILQGRAVGGTTLINWTSSFRTPDPTLEHWAREHDVKGHSSAEMAPWFEKMEQRLGVAPWRVPPNANNDVIRKGCEKLGYSWHVIPRNVRGCWNLGYCGMGCPTNAKQSMMVTTIPATLENGGELLYLARAETLSIKDGKVSGLKCVAMDERCVAPTGKTIMVKARHYVLAGGGINSPALLLRSDAPDPHKRLGKRTFLHLVNMSAGLFDDVINPFYGAPQSIYSDHFQWQDGTIGKMSYKLEVPPLHPALATTLLGGFGEENARHMENLPHTHAMLALLRDGFHPDSPGGSVELRGDNTPVLDYQVSAYAWDGLRRAFHSMAEIQFAGGASAVMPMHADARYVKTLAEARTLIDGLSLELYRTRLGSAHVMGGCAMGEDPKNAVTDSLGRHHQLSNLSIHDGSLFPTSIGANPQLSVYGLTAQLATSLAERLKNP; translated from the coding sequence ATGCCCGTACCCGATCCGTTCCGCGAAGGCATGGCCCGTGGCTGGAAAACCCACAACGGCTCGCAATTGACCCAGGACCTGACCCTGGAAGCGGACGTGGCGATTATCGGCAGCGGCGCCGGTGGCGGGACCACCGCCGAAATCCTCAGCGCCGCCGGCTACAAGGTGCTGCTGATCGAAGAAGGCCCGCTCAAGACCAGCAGCGACTTCAAGATGCTTGAAGACCAGGCCTACACCAGCCTCTATCAGGAAGGCATCGGGCGCATGAGCAAGGACGGCGCGATCACCATCCTTCAGGGCCGTGCAGTGGGCGGAACCACGCTGATCAATTGGACATCGAGCTTTCGCACCCCGGACCCGACCCTCGAACACTGGGCCAGGGAACATGACGTCAAAGGCCACAGTTCCGCCGAGATGGCGCCCTGGTTCGAAAAAATGGAACAACGCCTGGGCGTCGCGCCGTGGAGGGTGCCGCCCAATGCCAACAATGACGTGATCCGCAAAGGCTGCGAAAAGCTCGGATACAGCTGGCATGTGATCCCGCGCAACGTCCGCGGCTGCTGGAACCTTGGCTATTGCGGCATGGGCTGCCCGACCAACGCCAAGCAATCCATGATGGTGACGACCATTCCGGCGACCCTGGAAAACGGCGGCGAGCTGCTTTATCTGGCCCGCGCTGAAACGCTCTCGATCAAGGATGGCAAGGTCTCGGGGCTCAAATGTGTCGCGATGGATGAGCGCTGCGTTGCGCCCACCGGCAAGACGATCATGGTCAAGGCGCGGCATTACGTACTGGCCGGCGGCGGAATCAACAGCCCGGCGCTGCTTCTGCGTTCAGACGCACCCGATCCGCACAAACGCTTGGGCAAGCGCACGTTCCTGCACCTGGTGAACATGTCCGCCGGGCTGTTCGACGACGTCATCAACCCGTTCTACGGCGCGCCGCAGTCGATCTATTCCGACCATTTCCAATGGCAGGACGGCACCATCGGCAAGATGTCCTACAAACTTGAAGTGCCGCCGCTGCACCCGGCGCTGGCGACCACTTTGCTCGGCGGTTTCGGCGAGGAAAACGCCCGGCACATGGAAAACCTGCCCCATACCCACGCCATGCTGGCGTTGCTGCGCGACGGTTTCCATCCTGACAGCCCCGGCGGCAGCGTCGAGTTGCGTGGTGACAACACGCCGGTGCTCGATTATCAGGTTTCAGCGTATGCCTGGGACGGTTTGCGCCGGGCCTTCCACAGCATGGCCGAGATCCAGTTCGCCGGCGGCGCCAGCGCCGTCATGCCGATGCACGCCGACGCTCGCTACGTGAAAACTCTGGCCGAAGCGCGCACGCTGATCGACGGTTTGAGCCTGGAGTTGTATCGCACGCGCTTGGGCAGCGCTCATGTGATGGGCGGTTGCGCCATGGGCGAAGACCCGAAAAACGCGGTGACCGACAGCCTCGGTCGTCACCATCAACTGAGCAATCTGTCGATCCACGATGGCTCGCTATTCCCCACCAGCATTGGCGCAAACCCGCAATTGTCGGTCTACGGGCTGACGGCGCAACTGGCGACTTCGCTCGCCGAACGTTTGAAAAATCCTTGA
- a CDS encoding HDOD domain-containing protein yields MPAQPQIMVDLQMEQYMPDPDLEVIAKLISQDPGLSGALLKIINSPYYGLSNKIASIQRAVNLLGSRSVINLINAQSIKGEMNDDTIVALNRFWDTSQDVAMTCLTLAKRIGAQAGDEAYALGLFHDCGVPLMLQRFPNYMTVVAEAYANASAECRVVDTENRAFNTNHAVVGYYTAKSWRLPEHVSAAIANHHNALAIFSDESSRNAQLKNLLAILKMAEHICASYRVLGNQTEDHEWNSIAPLVLDYVGLSDYDFDTLKQTIRDLSTHR; encoded by the coding sequence GTGCCGGCTCAGCCGCAGATCATGGTGGATTTGCAGATGGAGCAGTACATGCCCGATCCTGACCTGGAGGTGATCGCCAAGCTGATCTCCCAGGACCCGGGGCTCTCTGGCGCTCTGCTGAAGATCATCAACTCGCCGTATTACGGCTTGAGCAACAAGATTGCCTCGATCCAGCGTGCGGTGAATCTGCTGGGCAGCCGTTCGGTCATCAACCTGATCAACGCGCAGTCGATCAAGGGCGAGATGAACGACGACACCATCGTTGCCTTGAACCGGTTCTGGGATACGTCCCAGGACGTGGCAATGACGTGCCTGACCCTGGCCAAGCGTATCGGCGCCCAGGCAGGTGACGAGGCGTATGCGTTGGGTCTGTTCCACGACTGCGGCGTGCCCCTGATGCTGCAGCGCTTCCCCAATTACATGACTGTGGTGGCGGAGGCTTACGCCAACGCCAGTGCCGAGTGCCGGGTAGTGGATACCGAGAATCGGGCATTCAATACCAACCATGCCGTGGTCGGGTACTACACCGCCAAATCCTGGCGCCTGCCGGAGCATGTGAGTGCGGCCATCGCCAATCACCACAATGCGTTGGCGATTTTCAGCGACGAGTCTTCGCGTAACGCCCAGCTCAAGAACCTGTTGGCGATCCTGAAAATGGCCGAGCACATTTGTGCGTCGTACCGGGTGCTGGGTAATCAGACCGAAGACCATGAATGGAATAGCATCGCACCTCTGGTGCTCGATTATGTCGGCCTCTCGGACTACGACTTCGACACCCTCAAACAAACGATCCGCGACCTCAGCACTCACCGCTGA
- a CDS encoding MFS transporter, with product MSEGEETAGVKKRRAAVILLLTMVLLGVFPLDVLLPSFPALADHFRTTPADIALSISLFAIGMSLSQLLIGPLSDVIGRKVLLLTGMVVSIIGALGCVMSNEYTWFLMFRLVQAIGCGCFVLAQALVQDLFDGKERDQLRMLMVTASGIFISVSPLAGTVLHHAMDWPGSFIAFIALAAAVFLKACFFLENQRPAAAPSKGMLQSYRMICRDAGFLGYWLIAAIAFTCHFSFIVISPLIFMEQLQLSPYEFSLTLLFYGVAYLFGGVVARVLANRIAPNTQIIVGLGLIFLSGISMLWLSAMLGLSTQTILIPMVVCTAGTTIARPVATSKAMDIFPDNAGTSASAGNTLVFVFGGLVSALINLSASHLQVTLAISFLALSTVGIGVNALISQRHQAMNTG from the coding sequence ATGAGTGAAGGGGAAGAGACCGCTGGTGTAAAAAAACGTCGAGCGGCGGTCATTCTGTTGCTGACGATGGTGTTGCTTGGTGTATTTCCCCTCGATGTATTGCTGCCTTCCTTCCCGGCGCTGGCTGACCACTTCCGGACCACGCCAGCCGACATTGCCCTTTCCATCAGCCTGTTCGCGATCGGCATGTCGCTGTCTCAACTGCTGATCGGACCGCTCTCGGATGTCATCGGGCGCAAGGTTTTGCTGCTGACGGGTATGGTGGTTTCGATCATTGGCGCGCTCGGTTGCGTGATGTCGAACGAGTACACCTGGTTCCTGATGTTCCGGTTAGTCCAGGCCATCGGCTGCGGTTGTTTCGTTCTCGCGCAGGCGCTGGTTCAGGACCTGTTCGACGGCAAGGAGCGCGACCAACTGCGGATGCTCATGGTCACCGCCAGCGGCATCTTCATTTCAGTTTCGCCACTGGCGGGCACGGTGCTGCACCACGCCATGGACTGGCCGGGGAGCTTTATAGCCTTTATCGCGCTGGCCGCGGCGGTGTTCCTCAAGGCCTGTTTCTTTCTAGAAAACCAGCGTCCTGCAGCAGCTCCCAGCAAAGGCATGCTCCAGTCGTACCGAATGATCTGTCGCGACGCAGGTTTCCTCGGCTATTGGCTGATCGCTGCCATCGCCTTCACCTGCCACTTTTCCTTCATTGTCATCTCGCCGCTGATCTTCATGGAGCAGTTGCAACTTTCGCCATACGAATTCTCCCTGACCCTGCTGTTCTACGGCGTGGCCTACCTGTTCGGCGGAGTTGTCGCTCGAGTGCTTGCCAACCGGATCGCACCCAACACCCAAATCATTGTGGGTCTTGGCCTGATCTTCCTCTCGGGGATATCGATGCTCTGGCTGTCGGCAATGCTGGGGCTTTCGACTCAGACAATTCTCATCCCGATGGTTGTCTGCACCGCCGGCACAACCATCGCCCGTCCGGTCGCGACATCCAAAGCCATGGACATATTCCCGGACAACGCCGGCACATCGGCCTCGGCCGGCAACACCCTGGTATTTGTCTTCGGTGGGCTGGTCAGTGCGCTGATCAACTTGAGCGCAAGTCATCTGCAGGTGACGCTTGCCATCAGTTTCCTGGCATTGAGCACCGTGGGAATAGGCGTCAATGCACTGATCAGCCAACGGCATCAGGCAATGAATACTGGCTGA